Within the Glycine max cultivar Williams 82 chromosome 12, Glycine_max_v4.0, whole genome shotgun sequence genome, the region ATAGTCCATACAAAGATTTggacaatcacaatttgaataagAAAGTTATATTAAGAATTGGATGCATACTTCAAAGAGGGATGCGTACCcaggagcctacttgaatgggtaagttaaactgaacaaatgaatttaaataatctatgcACTATAATAACTTATTCTTCTCTAATGCAGTGCACATTGACAAATGGTGGTCATTTTGCcaaaggaaaatgttgtcatctggttttgttccttgcataatAGACCAGACAATTACCTGAAAGGAAATATTAACAGGTCAGTTACATTTTCCAATACATTTACATTAGCATTAGTcgagaacatcaatattttaattctacAATACTCATCCATGTTTGTATTGAACAATGCTTTGAAAGGATTTGACGATACTCTACAAAGTAAATCAAAGGTTattgctaggtggattgttattaaagtaagtcatttaaacaaagcttctaattatattttattattgtgtagactaatttgtacttaacattgaatatctaaatttcataatatatttagtgtaatagacaaaaaggaagcactgagtgagGGTACTACGTCATGCACcggatgtcaactataatcttaggaagttttaagaataatttggaaacggtaattgtttaattcaaatgtaatttattttgttataattggtattatatattattaacttatgttttatcatatcatgcaatatttcaatgatgctagaccattggaaccagagagaaTGAAGGTGTTTTGTATCCAGTGGGCAAcctattatttgaaagttaaaaatgaaacaattagtgtttaagtaatttaagaattgtagtttagttaatttacattttttacaattcgtTTCATGTATGCacattaaatatacttttaattcaTAGTACATATTCCATTTTTATGGAATTTTTGCTAAAAAAGTGTTTGAAAATAGACTGAAAATTATTTGGTGTGgatctgattttaaatttataggtTAATTtggagtaattaaaaaaatagacagcatattaaaataaatccaataaacaacatcggttttcagataaaatcgatgttgatgtTTACAAACAACGTTGGTTTttgtaaaaactgatgttaagttGTACTCACAACATTGGTTTTGGTAAAAATCAGtcttgtgtatatatatatgatggggAGTACAAATCAACATCAGTTTTGATAAAACCAGtgttgtatgtatatattaacatcgatttttataaaaaccgatgttgtagaTATaacttaacatcagttttggtaaaaaatgatgttgatttgtacaaatttttttttatttcttactatacaacatctaattttttaaaaactaatgttatcatttttatgttaacatcgattttgaaaaATCAATGCTAACGTTATTACTTTCAAAGTcgatactttcaacatcggttaataatcgatattaaaaccgatgttgaaagtccttaataatCGATATTAAAACCATATTTTCTAGTAATGactattattgttaaaaaaattcaaatatattttttcttttactactataatataaataaaactttcTTTAGCttttcttaacaacaaaaattttaataatatttttattttatattttcacttttactatatattttaatgttgaTTATGTTTACAAATGAAGAGTTATGTTACATTTCTATTGCAAATAACCATTACTCGCGCAATAACTTCTATTGGTTTCCATCTTTCTTATACTTTCAAACCTTCTTCATCTTTTCCCATAATATGCTCaagcacatgattttttttcatcttctttgtgttttttaaaatttattgactttttcTATGTGTTTCTATCTCTGCTTCATATATGTGTTGCttttttttagacaaaaaaaaaaaagaaaaatctcttGCATTAATAGGATATTTTGCAAGAcctaatgaaattatttttgcaaACCTATAAATGCTAATTTGTTCCCATTTTATCATGATAATATTcacatcttattttattattttttattataattcattttttatttctcaattgGAGCTTAATAATATCACATTATAGAGAAAATCTTGTGTCAAGATATCAAGGAGTTTTGTGTTTGATCATATTTTGTACAAAACATATTAGAGAGTTTCACAAGTCCAAGCTTTTTCACAAGTCTCAAGGAGCTTTGGTTGTTGACGAGGTCATCGAACTCGTTGATGATTAGGGTTATGTCCGAGGAGAAGTGCAAGAACATGTTATGGATGCCATTGGTGATGTAGGAACGGATCTCCATCGGGAGGAGGTCGCTTGCCATGGAGTGAACCACCATTGAGATGGCAGCCACCGAGGCCATTGTCGAGAGCATCGTCTTCACAGTGGCAGGTTGGACTCTATCATGGAGAAGGTAAAGAAGGACATTctgattttttgtttgttctcTTTGGGAGTTTGGGAAGGGAAAACAGTGGTGACGCAAATCGAAAGTGGTGGTATTGGTTATTTATAATGGTGATTTTGGAAGTATATACGTTTGGGAATGAATGCAATTTTTTCTACCAGCGAGGTGCCGGCGTTGAGGTCATTTTCTATGGAcctaactaattattttttgtctgtctctcatcaatttttgttgtttttgctcTGTTTAATTCGTTTGTTGAGTTCACCCTTTGATTTGATGGACTTTTCAaagttatgaaaattaaaatggtgcCTACCTAATAGGTGAATGATACCATGGCAACGTTAGCTAGAGCAGAATACTGGGACAATGATGTTGTGGTTGCTGTCATTTTGGGTACTGGAAGCAATGCTTGCTATGTTGAGCATATCAATGCCATTCCTAAGTTGCAGGGCTACGTCTCTTCTTCTAGGAAAATGGTTAGTAAACACTTACACACCTTCATTCATTTCTTCATATCTTGTTCTAATGCTATAGATGAACTACTAGATCATCTTAATATGCGAAAAGCATTCCTTGATTCAGATCATTAGCATTGAGTGGGGTGCTTTCTCAAATGGTCTCCCTTTAACCAAGTTCGATAGGGAAATGGATGCTACTAGCATCAATCCGGGTGAGCAGGTATATTTTGGTATCAATATTCTCCATAGTTTTATTTGTTCTAGCATAGTAGCAAGCAAAAGAATCACTCTTCATATTTTGGTAACAACAATTTGTCAAACTTGTGATGTATGTTGGGCTAGACAGTATGATTAATTCTTtagcatttatttttttctctttttatacaattaatttCTTTGTTGGTCTTGCAATAATTATATGGCACTTACAATTTCTCCCTTGATTACTTTTCAGAGGCCCAACCAAAAAGGATTCTTGAGGTGAAGAATATTCTTGGTTTGACCAAACAACATGTTGCTAGTCATTTGCAGGTTGGTTTCTACATGCATTTATAATTTAGAATAATTGAGTATTCGTAAGCATATTGTTCCCGTCAATCGCACTAAAAACCTTCCAAACCTGAAAATTGTCTTCGGTCTAAATGGAAGATTAATGGCAATAACATTAGGACATGCATTGGAGTCATGATAGGTACTGTCTTTGTACATATGGATATTGCGGATTATATTACCCTCTCATGTATCCCTTGTTTCATTTCTTAAACTGGTCACAATATAATGTGTTTTCCAATCAAACTTCTTCCCTTGTTAATCTCATTTTAGTGGTTCTACTTCTATTGGGATAAAGCATGTTATTTTGTAAAACAAGTTTAACATTATGTTGCATAGGCCTTTTGTGCCTGCTTGTTAATTCGTTTTtgtttcctctcttttcttttccttcttttgggaaCAAGGAACTTGCTAATATCAACTTTTTGTGCTATATTTGCAACTTGGCTAGGTGACTTGTAAATAATTCTCAAACTCTACTCTGCACTATGATACTGCTTTGACATTGATGGTTGGGATTGGTTAATTTTGTATTGGTGAATTATTCTTGTTTCCATTTTTCAGTGGCACACTTGGTTGCTCCAGTCACTGCAAAAGATGTAAGTATGGATAACTATGTTGGTGATTTGTTTCAATGTCTATTTACATAAATAACATATGGCGTTATCAACTCTTTTCAACACCTCTTTGATGAGTTTATCTGGGAGTTTGTTTTAACAAGGTCACATAAGAACATAATGTATATATTGTTATTGTATGTAAAGTGTAAACTCAATCAATACATATAATGGTATAGTAAATCTTGGTTGTTGTGAGGAGAGAATACATGAGCAACACTTTTGCTTCCTTTTATTTGTGTGTGAGATATTGTAGTGAAGTTGCTAGCTTTTGTAAGCCAATGATGACTAGGAAAGGTTGTTGTCAATGTCTCTTTGATAGTTGAAATGACACAAATTGATCCAAATCCTTATAAATACTATACATCCAAGTCATAGTGGAAAGGTTGTTGTCAACGGTCTTAGAATCCTcattttgtttgcttttttttttataaaaaaacattttaagacgattttttaaataatcgtcttagaagcatccatctttttttttcagaaaacaatttttaagacaattcttgacaaaactgtcttagaaaattTATCTTCTAAGACAATTTGAGAACGACTTTCTACGATGGTGGCttcaaaaatgattaaaaatcgTCATAAGAAATCCCTTCGAACTGTCCtgaaaagcattttttttagtagtctctcttctttttttcttttttatccataagaacaaaatattttttctagtcTATTCCTATcttacttttatctttcacatattctcttttgatttctttcctctttattttacttttagttcAAACAAAGTATAAAAGTTAACTATTTTGTGTTAAGGgatgaaaaaaaagtaagaatttctagatttatcctttatttgtttaagaggaaaaaataaagaaaaaatataatttgaattgaaaaaaataagaaaaagaagaaagaaaattttgaatattttcattatccAAACACACGTATGAAATAAGCCAAGAATTCTATGAAGACAAGAATTGTTGATTGCAATTTGCAATAGAATATGGTTGTGAAGCTTCTTTAGCTTCTTGACATGAAACAATGTATATCTCTCTAAACTTGCTCGACACATCACAAGAAAGCAAAACTTCGAAAAGCTTTGACCATaagaattaaattgataaagattactttttaaggactaaattgataaaagatgtactaacaaaaatatgataaaagatGTATATAGTGATAAAAATAAGgccttttaaatttaattttgagaaTTTAATTTTGCCTGCCGCATATTTTATCCAATTTGTTTCGTTTCTCACCAAGTACTCAGCAAACTTGTTATAAAACATCTGCAAAGAACCTAAAACATTAACACAAGGAGCCTCGTATGCAGAAATGCTTTTTGAATGGGAAAATATATGTTTAAGATTTTAGAGAGTTTCTTCTAAATTATAAAAGTGACTCATGATATTTTATAAgttcttttttaacttttttctatatatttagTGAACAAACTTgccaaaacaaaatttttattaacttCTTTCAATAAATTTCGCTGAGACATACTAAATCATTTCTTATTTAACAAAAGCTCGAGTTAAGTAGTTTTATCGCAGAAAGAAAAACAGTTTAAGTAGTTTATGTGTCATGATACTAAACAAAAATGCAACTAAAGTAGTTTATCTACATCCCAATAACAACTTTACATAACTCaaaaggactttttttttaatgctaaTCTACCAATTGCACACTTTATGTCTTTACATCCATACTTTGATGAACACATCAAAATGAAAAACGCCTTAGTTAAGAATACACAAGTTCCAATACAAATTGATTCAAAGGAGGGAGGGGAGAGAACATTTTTCCATGATCACGTTTGAGGCCAGGTTACTCTAAGAATTCTTCTTCACCCAGCCTCTTACAAACCGCTCCATCTGGCTTATAGGAAATTTGGCTTCAGAGCAGGAACATAAACTTTCATATAGTTATTACATGCATGCAATAgttaatcataaaataacaagaccaatatcaacataatcataaTATATGCCAAAGTCTACTATCTACATAATGGTACAACCTACAGTAGATCCCTAACAGCATGAACATTCAGAGCTGCACATAAGTGCCTATACAGTCTGAAATGAAATGTCCTCAAAATAAGAGAAGACACAACATGATGCAACATAGGAGGAAAATAGATAGTCTGTTCAGAGACTTGTCAATCTGCATTTCCTGCCTTCTCATCCTAGAACTTCCACTTCCATTAAGAGGGTTTGCAAACAAATTTGCATCTGAGATCCCAAAAATCCTTGTCAAGACCATCTCCCCAAACATATCAATCACAGTATTAAAGAAACTAGTCATAGAAGCACCTCCAAGATAAGGTAATCCATTGGTACCATAACTTCCATAAAACTGCTGATAATGAAATGGTCTTGATTGTGTCTGGAAATAACTTGGATGCAGTTGCTGACTAGGATGCGAAATCCGCGAGCGAGGAGAAGTTAACATAGCATTCAAGCTGCAAGGAGGTTGCCTGTGAGGTATTCCCAGGCTCATCTGAAGTTTCTTGGCATTGGATTCCGAGTTCGATGTTCCGCAGCCATAGAGGGGGACTACTGAAGTGTGAGAGATCTCTGATTTACAAACTGGGCATGTCTGCTGCTGGTACGGTTCAACAGAGGAGCTTTGGACATCAAGCCACTTGTATATGCATGGCCAGCAGTAAAGGTGGCCACAGAGAGTGACCACAGGGTCATGTGCTGATTCCATGCAAATGTTGCAATCAAAGCAATCATATTCACTAGTAGAGATTGTTGGCTCTGCTGAAATGGATTTTGATTTTTGCTTTAGTGAGACCTCCCCATTGGAGTCAAAGTATTTAGATTCCATGGAATTTTCTTCCCCAATTTACACCCTATTAAAGATTTCAAAAGTGTTAGAAAGATGTAATTGTGTTAAACAGAATAGATCTAGAAGTATAACAAGTGAGATCAGAGATCCAAATGAGAACTAAAACTAAAGAAAGATTCCTATTGATAATTTACGCCCAATGAGCATGTCAAAAAAGCTCTTTAATATTTGCAGGCAGATCCAAATGTTTGCATTTAACCTAGAAATTTATGATACTGTTCCAATTTGAAGTAACAACTGGGGATCACAAATCATATCTATTCACTCAGATGTGCCAAAGGTTTCTTCAAAACAAAAGTCACATACAAGTTTACAGATTTGGGTTATGCAGCAATGCATTCacaatattaatttcttaagaAATGATCATTTCTATGCATAGGATAGTATGCTaaagaaacaaattaattttggaaTTTCATCGTGGTAATCCACAGAACAAATTGACGTATTCATAGATCCTAGCACAACAACTTGAAAGAGCAAGTCTCTCATTTtggaataaacaaaatatctagATCGAAGAAATACCATTTACAAACAACTTTTAGTAAAGAACTTGCAAGAGACATAACTCTGTCAATAAAAacctcttttcttttccttatgaaaatgaaaacaatgatttaagaaaggaaaaactaaacacAAATTTGGCTATTTCACGATTATTCATTACCACTTCCCAGTTTCCTATCCCAGAAACCCaaattgaacaaaaacaaaTGCAGATTCAATCCTCAAATACAGAGAACATTAAAGGAAACCTTAAAACGCCACCCCAGATGAAAATTCAATGCATGCAAACCATTTTAGAGGAACATCAAGAAACAAAAGCAAATACCCAtgtgaaaaaaatccaattttcattccaaaaaacataacaaaaacgAAAATTCTCATTATTACACATCACAGCAAGAACGACAACAACGACAAACCAATAGATAAGAAAAAACGCACCTTTTACAAACTAAGGAAAATTCAAGTGCAAATGAAGAACGCAATGGATAAAAGGaaacaagagaagaagaaaaaaagtggtTTCAAAGGGAAAGAGAATTGTAAtagaagagaaaatgattatgagGGAAACAATGGACGAGAGTGAAATGTGGAAGAAGAAGATTGTGTTGCGGGAAAGAATGAGTGGGAATGTGGTGGTACcatgtatatatttaatgtgTTTATACTAACCATTAATCGATAGAAATAAATGGCTTTGTTTGTTTCTGTTAATTAGTTTTTGTAAcagaaaaacaaatatcaaatatcTTCTAAATTGTAAtgccattatatatatatatatatatatatatatatatatatatatatatatatatatatatatatatatatatatatatatatataatataacgccatttttttgtaatggcatacaaaatcaaaatctaaaaacttctaaaaaaaccaaaatagtATATGCTGTAAAAGATAAATATCTTCTATTAGTATCATGTTTATATAAGATAGGATAGGATTTAAGTTGAACACTGTGagtgttattataaattttttaacatttatatattattgaatatttatgaatgaaaaaaaaaatattttcttctaaatatttaatataattttatttgatttgaatcaaattattattattataattattttttt harbors:
- the LOC100817526 gene encoding E3 ubiquitin-protein ligase RMA3-like codes for the protein MESKYFDSNGEVSLKQKSKSISAEPTISTSEYDCFDCNICMESAHDPVVTLCGHLYCWPCIYKWLDVQSSSVEPYQQQTCPVCKSEISHTSVVPLYGCGTSNSESNAKKLQMSLGIPHRQPPCSLNAMLTSPRSRISHPSQQLHPSYFQTQSRPFHYQQFYGSYGTNGLPYLGGASMTSFFNTVIDMFGEMVLTRIFGISDANLFANPLNGSGSSRMRRQEMQIDKSLNRLSIFLLCCIMLCLLLF